A genomic window from Chanodichthys erythropterus isolate Z2021 chromosome 1, ASM2448905v1, whole genome shotgun sequence includes:
- the cnga2a gene encoding cyclic nucleotide gated channel subunit alpha 2a, whose translation MTGQVLVESMDLSAHRLSVKTSVEDESERADSTLSRGQSICDDTSSELQRVATLEPRGLNSQNSFRGRGALSRLVSMVVTLRDWAHKSLQEEEERPDSFLERFRGPELQVAPSRISISRSDAHDGNSSAKTKKKSDAFILAPADDLYYRWLFVIATAVLYNWCFVVARACFDELQTRNFILWLVLDYLSDVIYILDTCVRLRTGFLEQGLLVKDLTKLRESYFHTLQFKLDLLSILPTDLAYIVIGIHVPELRFNRLMRFSRLFEFFDRTETRTNYPNIFRICILVLYILVIIHWNACIYFAISKSLGFGSDQWVYPNISDPEFGTLTRGYVYCLYWSTLTLTTIGEMPAPVRDEEYLFVVFDFLVGVLIFATIVGNVGAMISNMNATRTEFQAHIDAIKHYMQFRKVSKELEARVIKWFDYLWTNKKAIDEQDVLKNLPNKLRAEIAINVHLETLKKVRIFQDCEAGLLVELVLKLRPQVFSPGDYICRKGDIGKEMYIIKEGRLAVVADDGVTQYAHLTGGSCFGEISILNIKGSKMGNRRTANIRSIGYSDLFCLSKDDLMEAVMEYPDAKKVLEERGRQILLKEGLLEELEAGGMGEERVEEKVERLEASLEILQTRFARLLAEYTATQQRLKQRLAALECRTHHSGSGFLSDGNESTIDGDGTHSEVNIQL comes from the exons ATGACCGGACAAGTGTTGGTGGAGAGCATGGATTTATCAGCCCACAGACTGTCTGTGAAGACTTCTGTTGAAGATGAGTCAGAGCGTGCCGATAGCACTCTCAGTCG TGGTCAGTCCATATGTGATGACACTTCATCAGAATTACAGCGAGTTGCCACCCTCGAACCACGTGGACTGAACTCACAGAACTCTTTTCGTGGCAGAGGGGCGCTTTCGAG GTTGGTGAGTATGGTGGTCACTCTTAGAGACTGGGCCCATAAGAGCCTTCAGGAAGAGGAAGAAAGGCCAGATTCTTTCTTAGAGCGCTTCAGAGGACCTGAACTTCAAGTTGCTCCCAGTCGGATAAGCATCAGTAGATCTGATGCTCATGATGGGAACAGCAGTGCCAAAACCAA AAAAAAGTCTGATGCTTTCATACTGGCACCCGCTGATGACCTGTACTACCGCTGGCTGTTTGTTATTGCCACAGCTGTGTTGTACAACTGGTGCTTTGTGGTGGCTAG GGCCTGCTTTGATGAGCTTCAAACCAGGAACTTCATTCTGTGGCTGGTTTTGGATTATCTTTCTGATGTCATATATATCCTGGACACCTGTGTGAGACTGAGAACAG GTTTCCTTGAGCAAGGTCTTCTAGTGAAGGACCTTACCAAGTTAAGAGAAAGCTACTTTCATACTTTGCAGTTCAAGCTAGACCTGCTATCCATACTACCCACGGATCTAGCCTACATCGTCATTGGCATTCACGTACCAGAGCTGCGTTTCAATCGACTGATGCGCTTCTCCCGTTTGTTTGAGTTCTTCGACCGCACCGAAACCCGCACAAATTACCCCAACATTTTCCGCATTTGCATCTTGGTGCTCTATATCCTAGTCATCATACACTGGAATGCCTGCATCTACTTTGCCATCTCCAAGTCTCTGGGCTTTGGATCTGACCAGTGGGTCTACCCAAACATTTCTGACCCTGAGTTTGGGACACTCACACGAGGATACGTCTACTGCCTCTACTGGTCAACTCTCACATTGACAACCATTGGGGAAATGCCGGCACCGGTGCGGGATGAGGAGtatctttttgttgtttttgatttCCTTGTTGGTGTTCTCATTTTCGCCACCATTGTTGGCAATGTAGGAGCCATGATATCAAACATGAATGCCACACGGACCGAGTTCCAAGCTCACATCGACGCCATCAAACACTACATGCAGTTCAGAAAGGTCAGCAAAGAGCTAGAAGCTAGAGTCATCAAATGGTTTGATTACTTGTGGACCAACAAGAAAGCAATTGATGAGCAGGATGTCCTTAAGAATCTACCCAATAAACTGCGGGCTGAGATTGCTATAAATGTGCACTTAGAAACGTTGAAGAAGGTCCGTATCTTCCAGGACTGTGAGGCAGGGCTTTTGGTGGAACTGGTGCTCAAGCTGCGGCCACAGGTCTTCAGCCCCGGAGACTACATCTGCCGAAAGGGAGACATAGGAAAAGAGATGTACATCATAAAAGAGGGTCGCCTTGCTGTTGTGGCTGATGATGGGGTGACCCAGTATGCACACTTGACGGGCGGCAGCTGTTTTGGTGAGATTAGCATCCTCAACATCAAAGGGAGCAAAATGGGCAACCGCCGCACAGCTAACATCCGTAGCATTGGCTACTCTGACCTCTTTTGTTTGTCAAAGGATGACCTGATGGAGGCTGTAATGGAGTATCCAGATGCTAAGAAAGTTCTGGAAGAGAGAGGAAGACAGATTCTTCTGAAAGAGGGTCTGCTGGAGGAGTTGGAGGCCGGTGGAATGGGAGAAGAACGGGTTGAGGAGAAAGTAGAGAGGTTGGAAGCTTCTCTTGAAATACTTCAGACTCGGTTTGCTCGGTTACTGGCTGAGTACACAGCTACTCAACAGCGGCTAAAGCAGAGACTTGCAGCATTGGAATGCAGGACACATCACTCTGGCAGCGGATTCTTATCAGATGGCAATGAAAGCACTATTGATGGTGATGGTACACACAGTGAGGTCAACATCCAACTCTGA